In Treponema vincentii, a single window of DNA contains:
- a CDS encoding N-acetyl sugar amidotransferase — protein MIKFQRCNRCIMDNVSDANIRFDRDGNCNYCIAALAAKPYRYFPNTEGEEKLRQLLTVLKNAGRGKEFDCLMGISGGLDSAYLAYLGAVKWGLRILAVHVDDGFDTELAKKNIKYLVEKANITLITIKPDPEQFLDLNRAFLYAEVPNLAIPQDNVLFAALYDFARKKKIKYFLSGQNFSLESILQSGNTHSAYDLVHIKAIHKLFGTKPINKLPLISWQRRMIDNRILHLKTVTPLDYIDYNKERAIKELHDFSGFTYYEAKHLENVLTKVVQLVWFKEKFKVDKRTSHLSSLIISGQLTRDDALSLYQKPAYDKEQMENDIAFVLDKLQISREEFDRILQSPPKQHTDYKTSYFLDVWTNPSKLIFLRKLKRFLRSLFISK, from the coding sequence ATGATCAAATTTCAACGCTGTAATAGATGTATCATGGATAATGTATCCGATGCTAATATACGGTTTGATAGAGACGGAAATTGTAATTATTGTATCGCGGCCCTTGCAGCAAAACCATATCGGTATTTTCCAAATACAGAGGGAGAAGAAAAACTTCGGCAATTATTGACCGTTCTAAAAAATGCCGGACGAGGCAAAGAATTTGATTGTCTCATGGGCATATCAGGTGGGCTCGATTCTGCATATCTTGCATATTTGGGAGCTGTTAAATGGGGATTGCGAATCCTTGCTGTGCATGTTGATGATGGCTTTGATACCGAGTTGGCAAAAAAAAATATTAAATATTTGGTGGAAAAAGCCAATATCACACTCATTACCATTAAACCTGATCCAGAGCAGTTTTTGGATTTAAATCGAGCTTTTTTATATGCAGAAGTACCTAATTTGGCTATTCCACAAGATAATGTCTTGTTTGCTGCTTTGTATGATTTTGCTCGAAAAAAGAAAATAAAATATTTTTTATCGGGACAGAATTTTTCCTTGGAATCTATTCTACAATCTGGAAATACTCATTCGGCGTATGATCTCGTTCATATTAAGGCTATCCACAAATTATTTGGTACAAAACCGATTAATAAATTACCGTTAATCTCTTGGCAACGGCGGATGATAGATAACCGAATATTACATTTAAAGACGGTTACTCCTCTTGATTATATTGATTATAATAAAGAACGTGCTATTAAAGAATTACATGATTTTTCCGGTTTTACATACTATGAAGCAAAACATCTTGAGAATGTATTGACAAAAGTTGTTCAGCTAGTTTGGTTTAAAGAAAAATTTAAAGTTGATAAGCGTACTTCGCATTTATCAAGTTTAATTATTTCTGGACAATTGACTCGTGATGATGCCTTGAGTTTATATCAAAAACCTGCTTATGATAAAGAGCAAATGGAGAATGATATAGCTTTTGTATTGGATAAATTACAAATTTCGAGAGAAGAATTTGATAGAATTTTGCAGAGTCCGCCTAAACAGCATACTGATTATAAAACATCTTATTTCTTAGATGTTTGGACGAATCCTAGTAAATTGATCTTTTTAAGAAAGCTAAAGCGGTTTTTGCGAAGTTTATTTATCTCAAAATGA
- a CDS encoding glycosyltransferase — MRSDVDKPVMIIVSTLFFNRIGNQSLLETVKQYIKKYHIVFITSASKHNNYYMDVKKALDIFGTDITFLHVYQILPAVIKFLLVPFVKKQKNKQASGNFVNTTYGKLNILSSNLAAVFLYRKLLYAIKKFNPSVICAYEVFAVKPVLKVKRRCKQKNIKYLAKFQGTVLGFDYHKVSDSVIYKRYSTDIEAFKLCNQFDLCSITNDGTNGDKVLAYFGVDRDKILYEPNGISHYIQDIKPNIRIDNTFDSVETINLFTLSRLIGWKRIYLSIEVMHKLVNILKCHRYALHIYGHGSDSEIKALQGLIEKYRLSAYVHLYGAVEHDDLIDVYNQNHIMVSLYKYTNVTNPVFEALYLNKPVITLHDDNLDAILKNIETDRIFLFNDDGEACITDTISTFLHTQHFQFLRENNNVSDVFDWKARIDNELTKIQE; from the coding sequence ATGAGAAGTGATGTTGACAAGCCTGTAATGATTATTGTTTCGACTCTATTTTTTAATCGTATTGGGAATCAATCTTTATTAGAGACAGTGAAACAGTATATTAAAAAATATCATATTGTATTTATTACATCTGCCTCAAAACACAATAATTATTATATGGACGTAAAAAAAGCATTGGATATATTTGGTACAGATATAACTTTTCTCCATGTTTATCAGATACTACCTGCTGTAATAAAATTTCTGCTCGTACCATTTGTTAAAAAACAAAAGAATAAACAAGCGTCTGGAAATTTTGTCAACACTACTTATGGTAAATTGAATATACTTTCTTCAAATCTTGCAGCAGTATTCTTATATCGGAAATTACTTTATGCAATTAAAAAATTCAATCCTTCGGTTATTTGTGCTTATGAAGTTTTTGCAGTGAAACCTGTTTTAAAAGTAAAAAGGAGGTGTAAGCAAAAGAATATTAAATATTTAGCAAAATTCCAAGGAACAGTATTAGGGTTCGATTATCACAAAGTTAGTGATTCTGTTATTTACAAGCGTTATAGTACTGATATTGAAGCATTTAAATTATGTAATCAATTTGATTTGTGTTCGATTACCAATGATGGGACAAATGGTGATAAAGTTTTAGCCTATTTTGGGGTTGATAGAGATAAAATTTTGTATGAACCAAATGGTATTTCGCACTACATTCAAGATATTAAACCGAATATCCGTATAGATAATACATTTGATAGTGTTGAGACGATTAATCTTTTTACACTGTCACGTCTTATTGGATGGAAACGGATATATCTATCCATCGAAGTAATGCATAAGCTAGTTAATATTTTAAAATGTCATCGTTATGCTTTGCATATTTATGGTCATGGTTCCGACTCTGAAATTAAAGCTTTGCAGGGTTTGATAGAAAAATATCGATTGTCCGCCTATGTACATCTTTATGGAGCTGTTGAGCATGATGACTTGATTGATGTATATAATCAAAATCATATCATGGTGTCGCTCTATAAATATACAAATGTTACTAATCCGGTATTTGAAGCGTTGTATCTTAATAAGCCTGTAATAACCCTTCATGATGATAATCTTGACGCTATTTTGAAAAATATAGAGACAGATCGGATATTCCTTTTTAATGATGATGGAGAGGCTTGTATTACGGATACCATATCTACTTTTTTGCATACACAGCATTTTCAATTTTTGAGAGAAAATAATAACGTTTCTGATGTTTTTGATTGGAAAGCAAGAATTGATAATGAATTAACTAAAATACAGGAATAA
- a CDS encoding nucleotide sugar dehydrogenase: protein MPNFDVIIEKIESNTEVIGVIGLGYVGLPLAVSFAKKDVQVLGFEKSSKKVELVNTGKNYISDIKDEDLIRVVKETTKLSATTDFSRIKECDAVIICVPTPLDHFKKPDMKFIEQSCIDIGKNMKAGTFISLESTTYPTTTEDFMKPIIEKESGLKEGIDFWLCFSPERVDPGNKDYKTDNTPKVVGALGEDAQKIAIALYSKAIQHLYPVSSPRVAEMVKILENTYRLINISLINELALLAGKMDINIWEVIDAAKSKPYGFQAFYPGPGIGGHCIPLDPFYLEHIAKGFNFDLTMINTAGNINNQMPHKMMNKIMYALNRKQKAMNGATILFLGVAYKPDIDDPRESPALLVMEECAKKRANVLYHDPYIPECIDDHGKKWVGTDLTDVLLSKADCVVFTTNHSCFDIEHIVAKSSLVVDLRNAVKSVHIEDGKVFKL, encoded by the coding sequence ATGCCAAACTTTGACGTAATCATAGAGAAAATTGAGAGTAATACCGAAGTTATTGGTGTTATCGGTTTGGGGTATGTTGGATTGCCGCTTGCCGTGTCTTTTGCAAAAAAGGATGTACAAGTCTTGGGTTTTGAGAAAAGCTCTAAAAAAGTAGAATTGGTGAATACCGGAAAAAACTATATCAGTGATATAAAAGATGAAGATTTAATCCGTGTAGTAAAAGAAACAACAAAGCTTTCTGCAACAACTGATTTTTCTCGAATTAAAGAATGCGATGCGGTCATTATCTGCGTTCCGACACCGCTTGATCATTTTAAGAAACCTGATATGAAGTTTATCGAACAATCTTGTATAGATATTGGAAAAAATATGAAAGCAGGTACTTTTATTTCGCTTGAGAGTACTACCTATCCGACAACCACCGAAGATTTTATGAAGCCAATTATCGAAAAAGAATCAGGCTTAAAAGAAGGTATAGATTTTTGGCTTTGTTTTAGTCCCGAACGGGTTGATCCGGGAAATAAAGATTATAAGACTGATAATACGCCGAAAGTAGTTGGTGCTTTAGGCGAAGATGCTCAGAAAATTGCAATTGCTCTCTACAGCAAGGCGATTCAGCATCTCTATCCTGTCTCAAGTCCCCGCGTGGCGGAAATGGTTAAAATACTTGAAAATACCTATCGGCTTATCAATATTTCACTTATCAATGAACTAGCTCTTTTAGCGGGTAAAATGGATATTAATATTTGGGAAGTGATAGACGCTGCAAAATCGAAACCCTACGGTTTTCAGGCCTTTTATCCCGGTCCCGGTATCGGCGGACACTGTATCCCGCTTGATCCGTTCTATCTTGAGCATATTGCAAAAGGCTTTAATTTCGATTTAACAATGATAAATACTGCCGGCAATATCAACAATCAGATGCCGCATAAAATGATGAATAAGATTATGTATGCGCTTAATCGCAAGCAAAAAGCAATGAATGGTGCAACAATTCTATTCCTTGGTGTCGCATATAAGCCGGATATTGATGACCCGCGTGAAAGCCCTGCCTTACTTGTTATGGAAGAATGTGCTAAAAAAAGAGCAAATGTCCTGTATCATGATCCGTATATCCCTGAATGTATTGACGATCACGGAAAAAAATGGGTCGGTACGGATTTAACTGATGTCCTATTATCTAAAGCAGATTGCGTTGTATTTACAACCAATCATTCATGTTTTGATATTGAGCATATTGTAGCAAAATCGAGCTTAGTGGTGGATTTACGCAATGCAGTAAAAAGTGTCCACATTGAAGATGGGAAGGTTTTTAAACTGTAA
- a CDS encoding ATP-binding protein, with the protein MDVGIKTVVRRLDYLQEVSPFIGKPFIKVFSGVRRCGKSGILSLLRDELIAQGVDAVHIIFVNFESFAFSTIKTAEDLYRYIVERVQPKQRVYLLFDEIQEVDGWEKCINSCLVDFDADIYITGSNARLLSSELATYLAGRYIEIPIYTLSFAEYLQFQVYYFPQRNMTQRDAFAAYLRKGGFPVIHTADYGEQEAYKIVADIYASVLLRDTIQRFNIRDIELLERVVKYTFDNIGNSFSGKNVADYFKNQKRKLDVNTIYNYLNALEAAFVLYPTRRYDIKGKELLKTQEKFYLSDVSLLYAILGYTDQKISGILENIVFLELKRRRYNVYIGKLGTKEVDFIAEKQGTKLYIQVAYKLESQETVSREFSPLLEIRDQYPKFVVTMDEFWQENVEGVRHFYIADFLLSKEY; encoded by the coding sequence GTGGATGTAGGCATAAAAACTGTAGTCAGACGATTGGATTATCTGCAAGAAGTGTCTCCTTTTATCGGAAAGCCTTTTATAAAGGTGTTTTCGGGGGTGCGTCGCTGCGGGAAGTCCGGTATTTTATCTTTGCTGCGTGATGAACTTATTGCACAAGGCGTCGATGCGGTGCATATTATTTTTGTCAATTTTGAAAGCTTTGCCTTTTCAACGATTAAAACCGCTGAGGATTTGTACCGGTATATTGTTGAACGAGTTCAGCCGAAACAGCGCGTTTATTTGTTGTTTGATGAAATTCAAGAAGTAGATGGCTGGGAAAAGTGCATCAATTCCTGTCTTGTAGACTTTGATGCGGATATTTATATTACCGGTTCCAATGCACGGCTGTTATCATCGGAATTGGCGACCTATCTTGCAGGCCGTTATATTGAAATTCCGATATATACGTTGTCATTTGCGGAATATTTGCAGTTTCAGGTTTATTACTTTCCGCAGCGGAACATGACGCAACGGGACGCTTTCGCCGCTTACCTACGGAAAGGCGGTTTTCCTGTTATCCATACAGCGGATTACGGAGAGCAGGAAGCATATAAGATTGTGGCAGACATTTACGCTTCGGTACTGCTTCGCGATACTATTCAACGGTTTAATATTCGTGATATTGAACTGTTGGAGCGTGTGGTAAAGTATACCTTTGACAATATCGGTAATAGCTTTTCCGGTAAAAATGTTGCCGACTATTTTAAAAATCAGAAGCGTAAACTTGATGTAAATACAATATACAATTATTTGAATGCGCTTGAAGCGGCCTTTGTTTTGTATCCTACACGTCGTTATGATATAAAAGGGAAAGAGCTGCTGAAAACACAGGAAAAGTTTTACTTGAGTGATGTGTCGCTTTTATACGCTATTTTAGGATATACCGATCAGAAAATTTCCGGTATATTGGAAAATATCGTTTTTTTGGAATTAAAGCGTAGGCGATATAATGTGTATATCGGTAAGCTCGGTACAAAAGAGGTTGATTTTATTGCAGAAAAACAGGGCACAAAGCTCTATATTCAAGTTGCCTATAAATTGGAAAGTCAGGAAACCGTCAGCCGTGAGTTTTCTCCTCTTTTGGAAATTCGCGATCAATATCCTAAATTTGTCGTAACGATGGATGAATTTTGGCAGGAGAATGTAGAGGGGGTGCGGCATTTTTACATTGCTGATTTTTTATTGAGCAAGGAATATTAA
- a CDS encoding EpsG family protein yields the protein MIFYLQFLFIITILYLAATTNRMLDLVGWYILGIFIIFLACFRYNIGTDYLNYLSIYSSLQDGYSNYNIEIGYKYINLLFVHLKLPYAFSVFFFAFFTNVFMLFFIKKHSIDPMLSLVLYILLNYYFITYNVVRQIMAISIFLLGVDYIFQKKYLKFIAITLFASLFHYTMLLGLIYPFLKNIKLRSLICIWGILLPFIIFPVQTVIMKVVPNSFYYAHYFDSQFFMKSSQLSMLKLILPNILVIVSFIYSKYFNGQYERFWLKLFVFSISIANLANGTNVLMRLNYGFQISEIIFYPLFISKIAKSEKKCICILLVAYAMLFYIGTVVIRGAHGVIPYQLLF from the coding sequence ATGATATTCTATCTACAGTTTTTATTTATTATCACAATATTATATTTAGCTGCAACCACTAATAGAATGCTGGATCTTGTTGGATGGTATATCCTGGGAATTTTTATTATCTTTTTGGCTTGTTTTCGTTATAATATTGGTACTGATTATCTTAATTATTTATCTATTTATTCGAGTCTGCAGGACGGATATTCCAATTATAATATAGAGATTGGGTATAAGTATATCAATCTCTTATTTGTTCATTTAAAATTACCTTATGCGTTTAGTGTTTTCTTTTTTGCCTTTTTTACAAATGTATTTATGTTGTTTTTTATAAAGAAACATAGTATAGATCCAATGCTTTCTCTCGTTTTGTATATACTATTGAATTATTATTTCATAACCTATAATGTCGTTCGTCAAATTATGGCGATTTCTATTTTTTTATTAGGCGTAGATTACATTTTTCAGAAGAAGTATTTAAAGTTTATAGCAATAACATTATTTGCTTCTTTGTTTCACTATACAATGCTGCTAGGGCTTATATATCCGTTTTTGAAGAACATTAAACTAAGATCGCTTATATGTATTTGGGGCATTTTACTGCCATTTATTATTTTCCCTGTTCAGACAGTGATTATGAAGGTAGTACCGAATTCTTTTTATTATGCACACTATTTTGATTCGCAGTTTTTTATGAAATCTTCTCAACTTTCTATGCTTAAACTGATACTGCCTAATATTCTTGTAATCGTTTCCTTTATTTATTCAAAATACTTTAATGGACAGTATGAGAGATTCTGGCTAAAACTATTTGTCTTTTCAATTAGTATAGCAAATCTAGCTAATGGAACTAATGTTTTGATGCGATTGAACTATGGATTTCAAATTAGTGAAATTATTTTTTATCCTCTCTTTATATCAAAAATTGCAAAATCGGAAAAGAAATGTATTTGCATTTTATTGGTTGCCTATGCTATGCTTTTTTATATTGGTACAGTTGTCATCCGGGGTGCTCATGGTGTTATACCGTATCAATTGTTATTCTGA
- a CDS encoding CDP-glycerol glycerophosphotransferase family protein, with translation MILNLKYCLKQACKFVFKIVLGWLPCRNDFLFIIPEDSSLRESFSIKNYTGDNVLFFLHYLLECHDVIDAPFKKIYLSILNDVTYKDCCELQKQLKYIQLLPIVSPKMHKRILNYIRYYFAFLKCKIIITPDVMSPLLVKKGSQIDICLNYYACPFKSDVAKHNERTRMQTKKYVAASSDFASRMDMCASHVPYFDYKVLGFIRHDNIVNPRFDKPTIKKMMGIDEKIKNIILYTPTHRDGQLAKQHQAIIGCDDYTKLNTLLNVNSAILLVKSHVGMLDDVLTGVDGCSNIMIYKPSSCYTFYDILPYACLLITDYSSIYFDFLVTGKPVVFNFSDREEYERNRGLSYNPVELFCAGKIAYTEEELYAAIENELNGKTYKNDKHYNDVKNLFIKYTDGKTGDRVYDFICKKIAE, from the coding sequence ATGATTTTGAATTTAAAATACTGTCTAAAGCAAGCGTGTAAATTCGTATTCAAAATTGTTTTAGGATGGCTGCCCTGCCGGAATGATTTTTTATTTATAATTCCTGAAGATTCTTCTTTGCGTGAAAGTTTTAGTATAAAGAATTATACAGGGGATAACGTTTTATTTTTTTTGCACTACCTTTTGGAATGCCATGACGTCATTGATGCGCCATTTAAAAAAATATATCTTAGTATATTGAATGATGTTACTTATAAAGATTGTTGTGAACTCCAAAAACAATTAAAATATATACAATTGCTTCCGATTGTTTCACCTAAAATGCACAAACGTATTTTAAATTATATAAGATATTATTTTGCCTTTTTAAAATGTAAAATAATTATTACTCCTGATGTTATGTCACCTCTTTTAGTAAAAAAAGGATCTCAAATTGATATATGTCTGAATTATTATGCGTGCCCATTTAAATCTGATGTTGCTAAGCATAATGAAAGAACAAGAATGCAAACAAAAAAATATGTAGCTGCTTCTTCCGATTTTGCGTCTCGTATGGATATGTGTGCATCACATGTGCCGTATTTTGACTATAAAGTATTAGGATTTATCCGTCATGATAATATTGTGAATCCGCGTTTTGATAAACCAACAATAAAAAAGATGATGGGAATTGATGAGAAAATTAAAAATATTATTCTGTATACTCCTACGCATAGAGATGGTCAACTGGCAAAACAACATCAAGCTATTATTGGTTGCGATGATTATACGAAATTAAATACTTTATTAAATGTTAACTCGGCTATTTTGCTCGTTAAATCTCATGTCGGTATGTTGGATGATGTTTTAACTGGCGTGGATGGGTGTTCTAATATTATGATTTATAAACCGTCCTCATGTTATACTTTTTATGATATTTTACCTTATGCTTGTTTGTTAATAACCGACTATTCATCAATATATTTTGACTTTTTGGTTACCGGTAAGCCTGTTGTGTTTAATTTTTCTGACCGAGAAGAATATGAGAGGAACAGAGGCTTGTCTTATAATCCTGTAGAATTGTTCTGTGCAGGGAAGATTGCTTATACTGAAGAGGAATTGTATGCTGCTATTGAGAATGAATTAAACGGAAAAACGTATAAGAATGACAAGCATTATAATGATGTTAAGAATCTTTTTATTAAATATACGGACGGAAAAACAGGTGATAGGGTATATGATTTTATTTGCAAAAAAATAGCAGAATGA
- the wecB gene encoding non-hydrolyzing UDP-N-acetylglucosamine 2-epimerase: MHILTIIGARPQFIKAAVLSRYIRNNPQLGVKETIVHTGQHYDQNMSDIFFTEMDIPQPHYNLHIGSGSHGKMTGLMLEKIEALLLELKPDAVLVYGDTNSTLAGALAASKLHIPVAHVEAGLRSYMMVMPEEQNRRLTDHLSTWLFCPTDTAIDNLKKEGIISTGGLPSADNKTVCKTGDIMYDASLYYRQKNIPLQIPSNFILLTIHRAENTDDPVRLKSIVNAVNSLSESKFLFPVHPRTKKILTEHGLDFGKHVTLIDPVGYLEMLKYEEACVAVLTDSGGVQKEAFFFQKPCITMRDTTEWVELVSSGWNTLTGADTGKIISAIGNIHTPENYPQLYGDGHTAEKIMKVLLCQY; encoded by the coding sequence ATGCACATTCTTACAATTATTGGCGCTCGTCCGCAATTTATCAAAGCGGCTGTATTAAGCCGCTATATTAGGAACAATCCGCAACTTGGTGTAAAAGAGACAATCGTTCATACCGGTCAGCATTATGATCAAAATATGAGCGATATATTTTTTACTGAAATGGATATTCCTCAGCCACATTATAATTTACATATCGGTTCCGGTTCTCATGGTAAAATGACCGGTCTAATGCTCGAAAAGATTGAGGCATTACTGTTAGAACTCAAGCCTGATGCAGTGCTTGTCTATGGTGATACTAATTCTACGTTAGCTGGAGCTTTAGCTGCGAGTAAGTTGCATATTCCGGTGGCGCATGTGGAAGCTGGTTTGCGTTCCTATATGATGGTAATGCCGGAAGAACAAAACCGTAGACTTACTGATCATCTTTCAACATGGCTTTTTTGCCCGACAGATACAGCGATAGATAACCTTAAGAAGGAAGGAATTATTTCTACGGGTGGTTTACCGTCTGCGGATAATAAGACTGTGTGCAAAACGGGTGATATTATGTATGATGCCTCGCTTTATTACCGGCAAAAAAATATTCCATTACAAATACCGAGTAATTTTATCTTGTTAACCATTCATAGGGCAGAAAATACTGATGATCCGGTTCGCTTAAAAAGTATTGTAAATGCAGTTAATTCACTATCAGAAAGCAAGTTTCTTTTCCCTGTGCATCCTCGCACAAAAAAAATATTAACAGAACATGGGTTGGATTTTGGAAAACATGTTACACTTATCGACCCGGTCGGTTATTTGGAAATGCTTAAATATGAAGAAGCGTGTGTTGCCGTGCTTACGGATTCAGGCGGTGTTCAAAAAGAAGCTTTTTTCTTCCAAAAGCCTTGTATCACTATGCGTGACACTACCGAATGGGTTGAACTTGTCTCTTCCGGCTGGAATACACTCACGGGCGCTGATACTGGAAAAATCATATCAGCTATTGGGAATATTCATACTCCAGAGAATTATCCTCAGCTTTATGGTGATGGGCATACGGCAGAAAAGATTATGAAGGTTTTACTATGTCAATACTGA
- a CDS encoding acyltransferase: MEKNYFVHESSYVDEGAEIGEGTKVWHFTHIMSGAKVGKKCSIGQNVNIGGKAVIGNGVKIQNNVSLYDDVVIEDDVFCGPSCVFTNVINPRAFIERKHEYKQTLIKKGASIGANATIVCGVTVGEYALIGAGSVVTRDVPPYALVYGNPARVHGTVNEAGEKE; this comes from the coding sequence ATGGAAAAGAATTATTTTGTGCACGAATCAAGTTATGTAGATGAAGGTGCGGAAATAGGTGAGGGAACCAAAGTTTGGCATTTCACGCATATTATGAGCGGCGCTAAGGTCGGTAAAAAGTGTTCGATCGGGCAAAATGTCAATATTGGCGGAAAAGCTGTGATAGGCAACGGCGTAAAGATTCAAAATAATGTTTCGCTGTACGATGATGTTGTAATAGAAGATGATGTGTTTTGCGGTCCGTCCTGTGTGTTTACCAATGTCATAAATCCTCGTGCCTTTATTGAACGCAAACACGAATACAAACAAACTTTGATCAAAAAAGGTGCATCCATCGGTGCAAATGCTACGATTGTCTGCGGGGTAACCGTCGGCGAATATGCCTTAATTGGAGCAGGAAGTGTAGTAACAAGAGATGTGCCTCCGTATGCACTTGTTTACGGTAACCCCGCACGGGTGCATGGCACGGTGAATGAGGCGGGGGAGAAGGAGTAG
- a CDS encoding lipopolysaccharide biosynthesis protein: MLKKLLQFSIGSFAAAAVSFFTTPVVTYFIIPEYFGVATLFSTVAVFLFPIINFGTDQAFMRFFYEKKGDDRYILLWSCLFPCFCIFIFLCTGLLIFSHRVSLYFFDKDIPYLVVLLCIDLFFRLIQRYSILTIRMQQKALLFSLLNFFLSITNTMTIIIYSLCFEKSYLAIIYGGIVSNLVASIIAILIEHKFWFSKFRITSVGIREVLLYSVPLVAAHFLSTLFDGIDKYCLKQFSTFYELGLYSVSFKIIAALRLVQSGFSMYWTPAAFEHYEKHRDDTSLYETVFENLLLFLISVSLLLIIFKDIIVLILSRQYSASAHIMPFLVFLPVMYTITEVSNLGIYFKKKMMYETYTFIILDVVAVGLNFVFLAKFGAKGAAMVISIVYLCYFYVRTFFSIRLYPMKFKLVKASIYFLILWAVAFVNTFVDCKVFEILSAAVALIMVLIIDRKLLKMWIWKCLNYMYSR; this comes from the coding sequence ATGTTAAAAAAACTATTGCAATTTTCCATCGGCTCTTTTGCTGCTGCTGCCGTATCATTCTTTACAACGCCTGTTGTTACCTATTTTATCATACCCGAGTATTTTGGTGTTGCAACTCTTTTTTCTACGGTCGCAGTTTTTCTTTTCCCTATAATTAATTTCGGAACTGATCAGGCCTTTATGCGTTTCTTTTATGAAAAGAAAGGCGACGATCGATATATATTGTTGTGGAGCTGTTTGTTCCCATGTTTTTGTATTTTTATTTTTTTATGTACAGGATTATTGATTTTTTCACATCGGGTGTCTTTGTATTTTTTTGATAAAGATATTCCGTATTTGGTCGTTTTGTTATGTATTGATTTATTCTTTAGATTAATCCAGCGTTATTCGATTTTAACGATACGAATGCAGCAAAAAGCATTGTTGTTTTCTCTCCTGAATTTTTTTCTTTCTATAACCAATACCATGACAATAATTATTTATTCGTTGTGTTTTGAAAAATCATATCTTGCAATAATATACGGAGGAATAGTTTCCAACCTGGTGGCATCGATTATCGCGATTCTTATTGAGCATAAATTTTGGTTTTCGAAATTTAGAATTACAAGTGTCGGTATAAGAGAAGTGTTGTTGTATTCGGTTCCGCTTGTTGCGGCTCATTTTTTATCCACTTTGTTTGATGGAATTGATAAATATTGTTTAAAGCAGTTTTCTACTTTTTATGAACTCGGTTTGTATAGCGTTAGTTTTAAAATTATAGCGGCTTTGCGTCTTGTACAGTCAGGGTTTTCGATGTATTGGACTCCTGCCGCTTTTGAACATTATGAAAAACATAGAGATGATACCTCTTTGTATGAAACCGTTTTTGAAAATTTATTATTGTTTCTGATAAGTGTTTCACTATTACTAATTATATTTAAAGATATTATTGTGCTTATTCTGAGCCGACAGTATTCGGCTTCTGCACATATTATGCCTTTTTTGGTGTTTTTACCTGTCATGTATACAATAACCGAAGTTTCTAATCTTGGAATATATTTTAAGAAAAAGATGATGTACGAAACATATACTTTTATTATTCTAGATGTGGTTGCGGTTGGTTTAAATTTTGTTTTTCTTGCAAAATTCGGCGCAAAAGGTGCGGCAATGGTAATTTCTATTGTATATCTTTGTTATTTTTATGTCCGTACATTTTTTTCAATAAGATTGTATCCAATGAAATTCAAGCTTGTAAAGGCAAGTATCTATTTTTTAATTTTGTGGGCTGTTGCCTTTGTTAACACCTTTGTCGATTGTAAGGTTTTTGAAATTTTATCTGCAGCTGTTGCTTTAATAATGGTCTTGATTATTGACAGAAAATTATTAAAGATGTGGATTTGGAAATGTTTAAATTATATGTATTCCAGATAG